The Rufibacter sp. DG15C region CGGCCGTGTTGCTGTCGGTGCAAGATTCGGCCATTGTCACCAGCGCCTTGGTAGGGGCCGAGGGAACGTTTGTCCTGGCACCCGCGCCCGTGGGCCGCTACCATGTCAAGTTCTCTTACATAGGCTACCAGACGCGCGTCCTGGCCAACGTGGTGGTGACCGCCGCCAAGCCGCAGGTGAACCTGGGCATCATCCAGTTAAAGACGGCCAGCACCACCTTGAAAGCCGTGGAGGTGATGGGCCAGCGCGAAGCCGTGGAGTACGGCTTGGACCGGCGCGTCTACAACGTGGGGCAGGACTTGTCAACGGTAGGTGGCACGGCGGTGGACGTGATGCAGAATGTGCCTTCGGTGACGGTAGACCAGGAAGGGACGGTGAGCATGCGCGGCACCTCCAACATCACCATTCTCATTGACGGCAAGCCCTCGGCGCTGAGCGGCTTGGGGCTGGACCAGATTCCGGCCAGCGCCATTGAGCGGGTAGAGGTCATCACCAATCCCTCCAGCAAGTATGACCCCAGCGGCACGGGCGGCGTGCTTAACATCATCCTCAAGAAAGAGCAGCAGCAAGGCCTGAACGGCATCGCCTCGGTGACCGCGGGCCTGAACAACCGCTACAACACCTCCCTGAACCTCAACTATAGAATAGGCAAGTTCAACCTGTTTGCCAACCATGACTTTAGAAGGGACTTGCGCCAAGGCGAAGGCACCGTGACCAGAAGGTACACGCCGGCCGGCGAAAGCGTGCGCCTGGAAGAGCTGGAGTCCAGCAACGAAAACATCAACAGCAACCACAACTTCAGGTTCGGCGCCGATTACCAGCTCACCGACAACCAAAGCTTGACCGGCTCCATTCTGTACCGCATGGGCACCCGGGAAAGTGAAGGCAACAGCTTCAGCCGGTTTCTGCGGGAGAGCAGCGCCCTGGACAGCACGTCTACCCGCCAAAACACGGGCAATGAGGATAGAAGCCTTTGGGAATACGCCCTGAGCTACCGCAAGACGTTTACCAAGCCCGGCCATGAACTGACCGCCGATGCTGTCTTCAATATGGAGCGCGAACCGGGCCAGGACGAGGTGCAGGAGCAGTTCAGGAATGCAGACGGCTCGCCTAGCCTGTACCAGCCTTTTACCTGGCAGCGGAACCTCAATCTGGAGCGGGAGCGCGAGTTTTCCTTGCAGGCAGATTACGTGCACCCGTTCCATGAGAAAGGAAAATGGGAGGCCGGTTACCGCAGCACGTTTGAGCGCAGCGACGAAGACACCAAGGCCAGTGACTTCAACTTCACCACCAGCCAGTTTGAGAACAATAGTGGCCGCACCAACCGCTTTGTCTATGAGGAATGGGTGCACGCCGTCTACGGGAACTATGGCGATGCCCTCAAGAAATTCAGCTATCAGGTAGGCGCCCGGGTAGAGCAGACTAACATTGTCACTGACCAAATCACGCAGGCCCAGCGCAACAAGCAGGACTACCTCAACCTGTTTCCAAGCCTGTTCCTGACTTATGATTTCTCTGAGGAGCAGAAGGTGCAGACCTCCTATAGTCGTCGCATTGACCGTCCCGGTACCTGGTCCTTGAATCCGTTTAGAGACGTTTCTGATCCGCGTAACATCCGGCAGGGCAACCCCAATCTGACACCCGAGTTCATTGATTCGTATGAGATCAACTACCTGCGTTTCTGGAAACAGACTACCCTCACGGTTGGCGTCTTCTACCGCAGGATGACGGACATTGTGCAGAGTTTCAGGACGCCTCTGGATGAGAATTCTACCATCTCTACGTTTGCCAACGTGGGCAAGGGAGAGTCTTATGGTCTGGAGCTGACCGGCACCGCCAACCTGGCCAACTGGTGGAAAATCAATGCCAACGCCTCTGGCTTCAATTACCGCATAGACGCCTCTGAAGAAGGGGGGCAGGCCAACAGCCGGTTAAGCTGGACCAGCCGTCTTAACTCCAACTTCACCCTGCCCTTCAAAACCGAAGTGCAATTGTCTGCCAACTACCGGTCTCCCACAGTGACCATCCAGGGAGAGCGGTCGGCGTTTTTTAGTACCAGTTTGAGCGCGCGCAAAGAGGTATTAAACGGAAAAGGGAACATCATTCTGCGGGTACAGGACATCTTCAACACCATGCGGTTCAACTCCAATACCTTCGTGGAGAATGAGTTTGAGGAAAGGAGCCGGTTTAAGCCGCAGAGCCAGTTGGTGTATGTGGGCTTCAGCTATAGGTTCGGGAACAACGGCCTGCAGAAAAAAGAAAGAGAAGAGCGCGGCGACGAGCCCCAGGAAATTCAGGAGGGCAATTAAGGCCCAGCCGTTTTTAGCTTATTTCCCTGAAAACAGGCCAAAAACGGCTAGGCGTTCAACAGAAGAGCCCGGCACATGTGCCGGGCTCTTCTGTTGTTGTAGGATGTATAAGGGAAAGGCCTTAGTCGTTGTTTTTCTTAGCGTACTGCTGATGGCGCTTAGGGTCTTTCTTCTTGTCTTTTTTCTTGCCTATGGCTCCCCCGGCCACCGTTCCGGCAACTCCGCCAATGACTGCGCCCTTGGTACCGCCCACCACGGCTCCAGCGGCCGCGCCACCGGCGCCACCAATCACAGCCCCTTTGGCTTTCTTACTCCAGCCTTTCTTTTCTTTCTTCTGGGTGTCCTGTGCCTGCGTCTCTGTGATGCTACCGCCCAAAAAGAAAACGGAGCAAAGCATGATAGTGACTATTTTTAACTTTTTCATAGTTTTAGGTAGTATGGCTTATATTGTATTAAACGAAGTATGTTAAAATTGGGTTGTACTGAGTCTTTAATGATTGTGTTAGCTATTGTCTTATTGCATGGAGTGTTTTAAAAACAAAGGCGCCTGCTTTCTTTACGAAAGCAGGCGCTACTATTAATTTAATAATTGAATTTAATCTATAATACGATAGTGTTTTCATTTTATTTAAATTTCACTTTAATAATGGTGGTGAGGTAGTCGTAAATTTCCGTGACTTCTTTGTCATACAGAAAGGTATTGTACTGGTCAGCTTCTACTTTGCAAACGCGGCACCCATTCTCCACCATCTGAAACACCACCTCCCGTATGCGCAGGGGATGACCAGCCAGGTTGAGCAGGCAAGTTGAATCTGCCGCTTCTACTTGCAGAAACAGATGATGCAAGGCATGTTCGTCAAATGGCTGTTGGTCTTGCGGGTTCATGGCAATCGCTTTAATCCCCGGCTAACAAAGACAACTGCCGCTTAGTGCGAAATGTGGGAAAAAAATTAAACGGGAAGGGCAGCCGGCTTCCTAGGTCGGCTTACCAAGTATACGCCCCCGAAGATCATGAGCGCGAAGACCGCTTTCTGCCAGGTGAACACATCTTTGCCCAATACTACCGCAATTAAAATGGCCAGCACCGGCTGTAAATAAATATACACGCCCAGTAATGAAGGACTGGCATAGGTCAAGGCCCAAGCGTTAAGCAGGTAGGCCATGATGGTCACGCCAATGATCATAAACGCGATGGCCGCCCATACATACATGGGAAAGGATGCATAGTCAGGCTCCATGATCTGCGGCAACCCGAAGGGCAGCACCCCTATAAAACCAATCAAAAACACGCGGCTCACCACGGTGATGGCCTTGTAGCGTTGCATGAGGGGCTTTACCAGCACCAGGTAGATGCCGTACGACGTGGCGTTCACCAGAATCAGAATATCCCCTAATGTATTGCCCTGCGATTTGGCGTCTGTCTTGCCGTAGATGAGCAAAAAGGCCCCCGCGCAGGCCAGCAGGATACCTCCAATGCGTTGCGCCTCTACTTTCTCGCGCAACAATACCGCACTCATGACCAACACTACAATGGGCGTGATGGTCATAATCAAAGAGGCATTGATAGGAGAGGTGAGGTTGAGTCCGCCAAAGAAGGTAAGCTGGTTCAGGGCAATCCCGAAGAACCCGCACAGAATAATCCGTCGCCAGTCAGCCCAGCCTTGAATCTTCTCTTTGGTTCTAACCAGCGACACCGCCCAAAAGAAAAGTACCGCGCCGCTCACCCGCCATAAAATCAAAGCATACGGCTGCACGTATTCCGGCATCACCTCTTTGGCAATGCTGTAGTTGGCCCCGTAAATAAGTGCCACTAAAAACAAAGAGCCGTGTACTTTCACCTGCTGGTTCATGTCGCAAAGGTAGGGGAGGGTGAGGCGTGGTTCCTAAGGGTTTTTTGTTTTTGGCTTGTTTTGCGGGAAATAGGTGAAAATGAAAACATGACCTTCCCCTTAAAAATCAGGCTTGGCCGTTAGAGCGTCTTTTCCGAACTTGGCCTGCATTGATCCTGCTTCTAACCTATGTTGTCACTGCCACTAGTTCTTTTCTACGTTTTCGCTAGTTTAGCGGTGGGCGGCGGCGTATGGTTGCTGTTGAGCAAGAACTTGTTGCACATGGCCTTCGCCCTTCTTCTGACGTTGTTAGGACTTGCGGCCATCTACGTGCTCTTGTACGCCGATTTTGTAGCCATAGCGCAGATAATGGTGTATGTAGGCGGGGTGCTGGTGTTGATTCTGTTTGGATTACTGTTAAGCTCCAATGCCACGGGCAATTTTGTGGCGCAAGAGCCGGTGAACCGAAGCTTGGGCATTCTGCTAGCGATGGCCTTGTTAGGAGGAGGTATTTGGGCTTTGGTGCAGTCGTTTGATGCCGCGTTTGGCCACTACCCTGCTGTTCCTACCCTTGCCCAACAAGCGGCGCAGGGCCATTACACGTCCTTGCATGGCCTGGGCAAACAGCTGATTTCTACCTACGTCCTGCCCTTTGAGATAGCCTCTGTTTTGTTGCTGGTGGCCTTGGTAGGCGCGGCGGCCATCACCAAACAAACCTCGCGCAAATGATGGCCATTCCGTTGTTGCATCTGCTGGTGCTGGGCACCATCCTGTTTTGCCTGGGTCTGGCCATTGTTTTGACCAAGCGGCACGCCATTGCCATTCTCATGGGCATTGAGTTGCTGTTTAACGCTGCCAACTTGAATCTGGTGGCTTTTGCGCAACATGACCCTGACCGGTTGCAGGGCCAGGTGTACAGCCTGTTTGTGATGCTCATTGCCGCTTGTGAGACCGCCGTGGCCCTGGCTATTGTGTTGCAGGTGTTCAAATATTTTAAGACGGCCCATCTCCAAGACATAGACCAACTAAATGGCTGAGTTGCAAACCTTGCTCCTGGTGGTCCCTGTGTTGGGTCAATCCCTTTCCTTGTTGGAACGGGTGACGGTGGCCGGTCTGCTTTTGATGCCGCTTCTGTCTTTCCTGAGTCTGTTTCTGTTTGGCAGAAAACTTCCCCGCCACGGTGATTGGCTGGCCATTGGGTTCATGGGATTGTCCTTGACAGGGGCACTGTTTTTGTTTAGTCAAGTCTGGGGACAGACGCCGCTTCACTCTGAGTTTACCTGGTTTTTACTACCCCAGCCAACCGGCGAAGTAGTCTCCATGCAGGCTGGCGTCTATCTGGACAACCTCACGGCCGTGATGCTGGTGTTGGTGACGTTTATCTCGTTGCTGGTGATGGTCTTCTCTGTGGGCTACATGAAAGGCGATGTGCTTTACGCCCGCTATTACGCATACCTGAGTTTGTTCACGGCCTGTATGCTGGGGTTGTTGCTGGCAGATAACCTGCTGGTGCTCTTCATCTGCTGGGAACTGGTGGGCTTTTTATCCTATCTTTTAATAGGCTTTTGGTACCAGCGGCAGGCGGCGGCCAAGGCCAGCACCAAAGCGTTTCTGGTCAATAGAATTGGCGATGTGGGCTTTCTGTGGGCGCTGTTTGCGTTTTTTGCGGTGTTCAAAACCTTCAACATCAACTCGGCGCAAGCGTTGCTGTCAACTTTGCCTTTGCAAACCGAGCAAGACGTGATGCTGTTGCTGGGTTTCGGGTTATTGGCGGGGGCCATGGGCAAGTCTGCGCAGTTTCCGTTGCAGGTCTGGTTACCGGATGCCATGCAGGGTCCTACGCCAGTGTCTGCCCTCATCCACGCGGCCACCATGGTGGCCGCGGGTGTGTATCTGCTGGCGCGGTGCTTCCCGTTTTTCCTACCCGAGGTCCTGCTGACCATGGCCATCATTGGGGTCTTTACGGCTTTTATAGGAGCGCTGGCCGCCAGTCAACAGCAGGACATCAAGAAAGTGCTGGCTTTCTCTACCATCTCACAGTTGGGCTACATGGTAATGGGCGTGGGCGTGGGCGCGCCAGAGGCTTCGTTGCTTCATTTGATTACGCACGCGTTTTTCAAGGCTTCGCTGTTCCTTATTTCAGGGATTGTGATTCATGCCATCCAGCATGCCTGGCACCATCATTCCAACAAGATTCTGTTTGAGGCGCCCATTGACGTGCAGGACATGCGCAACATGGGCGGACTGCGCATGATGTTGCCCCTCACCTTTGTCTGCTATGGTATCTCGGCGGGCGCGCTGGTAGGACTTCCCTTCTTCTCGGGTTTTCTTTCTAAGGAGGCCTTGCTCTTGGCTAGCGTACAATGGGCGCAAGCTGGTGCTACCTGGCAGTGGCTCCTTCCGGGGTTTGGCTTCGCGACGGTGCTACTGACGGCGTACTACATGGCGCGGCAACTGTTACTGGTATTCTTCGGAAGACCCAGATTGAAACTGCCCTTGAAGTCTTATAAGTACAGTCCGCGCCAGGAAGTATCCTGGATCATGCTAGCGCCAGTGATGCTGTTGACGGTCCTGAGTCTGTGGGTGTTTTTTTCCTGGTCGCCGCTTTCTTCAGAGCAAAGTTGGCTAGTGCCGCAGATAGCCTCCGCGCTAGCCGCTAATTCCTTTTTCCCAGCAAACGGTCATCAAGCCCATATCTCCTGGATCCTCTATCTTTCTTTGGCAATGGTTGTCTTGGGTGGAGCATTGGCCTTCTTTACCCGCCAGGCGGTGCGGGCCAAGCAGTTCACCAAACCGGTGATGGGTTGGCGGTACTGGCTAAAAAATCAGTTCTTCTTAAATGAGGCCTATGCCTTTGTTGTAGTCAGACCCACCTTGGCACTGGGCAGACTTACTGAGAAAACTGACCATATCCTGAATTATGGTTTGCACGCTTTTAGTAAAGGCTTTGTGGCTATTTCAAAGCTGATAGCCTGGGGTGATAGATGGGTAGTGGATGGTGCAGTGCAAATGGTTGGCTGGTCTTCCAGGCAAGTAGGGCATATGGGCCGAAGCCTCCAGAATGGTAACATTCAATCTTATTATCTATTTTCGCTGTTAGGGCTGGTGGTCTTACTCTTCTGGCTTTTTTATTAGCGGTCTCTCATACAGCGCATGGCATATTTGCTTAGTAGTCTCATTTTTGTTCCGTTGGTCGCCGCGCTGGTGCTGTTGGTTCTGCCTTCTAAAAAAACGGGCCTCCTGAAATATGTAGCCTTAGGCGCAACTCTCTTAGAACTGTCCCTTTCCCTTCTGCTATTTTTCCAAGTTCAGAATACCACGGGCGGTGTTGTGGGGCAGAGCTTTCAGTTTCAGGAGAAGTATGACTGGATTGCTTTGCAATTGGGTTCCTTGGGTCAGCTCAAAATCTACTATTGGCTGGGCGTAGATGGCTTAAACGTGGCGCTCATCCTGCTGACGGGCATTATAGCCGTGATAGGCATCCTCTCTTCCTGGCGCATTCATCAGTCCCTGAAAGGCTACTTGAGCTTGTACCTATTGCTTTTAGGTAGCGTGATGGGCTGTTTTGTGGCCATGGACTTGTTCCTGTTCTACCTATTCTTTGAGTTCATGCTACTACCCATGTACTTCTTGATTGGGATGTGGGGCGGACCCAGAAGAGAATACGCGGCCATCAAATTTTTCTTATACACGCTGGTAGGTTCAGTCTTGATTCTGCTGGCTTTTATTGGCTTGTATGCCTCAGTCATGGACCCGGCAGCTACGGCGGTGCAACAAGGATTACCGGCCGGTGCACAAGGCATCCAGCAGGTGCAAACATTGTTGCAAAATGGCCAACTGACCTCTGCCCAAGTAGTGCATGCGTTTAACATCCCAGACATGCTGGACGCGCGCAATTTCATCCCGGGCAGTATCTTGCATGCGGCGTCGGGCATTTCAATATTTGGTTTGTCTGCGCGCATGGTGGCGTTTTTGGCCTTGTTTCTGGGATTCTTCATAAAACTACCGGGCGTACCTTTTCACACCTGGCTTCCCGATGCCCATGTGGAAGCACCCACCCCCATCTCTGTAATTTTAGCCAGTATCTTGCTAAAAGTAGGTGGTTATGGGTTGTTTAGGATTGCGTTTCCGGTGTTCCCCGCCGAGGCCGCTGAAATGAGTTGGTTGATTGGCCTCTTGGGCGTAATTTCTATTTTGTATGGTGGGGCCTGTGCCTTGGCCATGTCTGACTTAAAGAAACTGATTGCTTATTCCTCGGTCTCGCACATGGGCTTTGTTTTACTAGGGTTGGCCGCACTAACGCCCGAAGCCTGGAACGGCGCCCTATTCCAGTTGTTCAGCCACGGACTCATCTCAGGGATGCTCTTTTTGATTGCCGGCGTGATTTATGACCGTATGCACAACCGCGACATCCATCGGTTTAGAGGGCTGGCCATGGTAGCGCCCGTGTTCACCACCTTTGTGGTGATTGCCTTCTTCGCCTCTCTGGGCCTGCCGGGATTCTCTGGTTTCATTGCCGAGTTGTTGGTTTTGCTTGGGGCCTTTGGGTCTAAGGCGGGCGGTGGTTTCCTGCCACGGTGGATGGCTCTGGCGGCAGCGATTGGCCTGGTGCTGTCGGCGGCGTATTACCTCTGGACTTTGCAACGCATGTTCTTCGGGCGGTTCTGGCTGAGTCCCGACTTGCCTAAATCATTTACTGACTTAACCAAGCGCGAAATGCTGATGCTTTTGCCATTGGCCTTGCTAATTTTGTTGTTCGGGTTGTTCCCTGCCTTGCTCTTAGATAAATCTGGAGCCACGGTGGCGGAGTATTTGAAGATTTTCCAGCCGGTGGCGCCTACCTCACTCCTTCTTCCCTAATGCAGACGCCTATCCTCATAGCCCCGCCGGACATTATGGGACAAACCGCAGAAAGCCTGCAGAGTTTGGGTCCCGAATGTCTCTTGCTGGCGGGCTTTTTGGTAGTGCTGGTGCTGGATTTACTGCCTTCTCAAAAACTCCGGGCCAAGCTTCCCTTCTTCTCGCTCCTGCTGTTCATGGGAATAGCGGTTTGGCAGGGCCTCCAGGTCTTTCAGGTTCTGCCTTATGCCACGGGGAGTCTTTTCATGGGCATGCTGCACCAGGACGGGCTGGCCTTTTGGGGAAGTTGGCTGTTCAGTCTTTCGGCGGTGCTATCCTTGCTGGTGATGCAATTGGGCTGGAAGCAGGAACTGGAGACCAGTACCCGAAATGAGTTTTTTGCGGTGTTATTTGCCGTAGTCTTGGGCTTGAATCTGTTGGTTCGGTCCAGCAACTTGCTCATGCTTTTCCTGTCCTTGGAGTTGGTGTCTATTGGGTCTTACCTGTTGCTACTCCTGGCTTCCGTATCACCTAAGCGGGTAGAGGCGGGTGTTAAGTACATTCTGTATGGCATGTTCGCCTCGGGCATCATGCTCTATGGTATTTCCTTTTTGTACGGCTTAACTGGTACGCTTCAATTTTTGGTG contains the following coding sequences:
- a CDS encoding TonB-dependent receptor domain-containing protein, which codes for MKHLFLLFFFISVLTTSGQAQGKISGTLQEAGTNQPVGFATAVLLSVQDSAIVTSALVGAEGTFVLAPAPVGRYHVKFSYIGYQTRVLANVVVTAAKPQVNLGIIQLKTASTTLKAVEVMGQREAVEYGLDRRVYNVGQDLSTVGGTAVDVMQNVPSVTVDQEGTVSMRGTSNITILIDGKPSALSGLGLDQIPASAIERVEVITNPSSKYDPSGTGGVLNIILKKEQQQGLNGIASVTAGLNNRYNTSLNLNYRIGKFNLFANHDFRRDLRQGEGTVTRRYTPAGESVRLEELESSNENINSNHNFRFGADYQLTDNQSLTGSILYRMGTRESEGNSFSRFLRESSALDSTSTRQNTGNEDRSLWEYALSYRKTFTKPGHELTADAVFNMEREPGQDEVQEQFRNADGSPSLYQPFTWQRNLNLEREREFSLQADYVHPFHEKGKWEAGYRSTFERSDEDTKASDFNFTTSQFENNSGRTNRFVYEEWVHAVYGNYGDALKKFSYQVGARVEQTNIVTDQITQAQRNKQDYLNLFPSLFLTYDFSEEQKVQTSYSRRIDRPGTWSLNPFRDVSDPRNIRQGNPNLTPEFIDSYEINYLRFWKQTTLTVGVFYRRMTDIVQSFRTPLDENSTISTFANVGKGESYGLELTGTANLANWWKINANASGFNYRIDASEEGGQANSRLSWTSRLNSNFTLPFKTEVQLSANYRSPTVTIQGERSAFFSTSLSARKEVLNGKGNIILRVQDIFNTMRFNSNTFVENEFEERSRFKPQSQLVYVGFSYRFGNNGLQKKEREERGDEPQEIQEGN
- a CDS encoding glycine zipper domain-containing protein — its product is MKKLKIVTIMLCSVFFLGGSITETQAQDTQKKEKKGWSKKAKGAVIGGAGGAAAGAVVGGTKGAVIGGVAGTVAGGAIGKKKDKKKDPKRHQQYAKKNND
- a CDS encoding DMT family transporter; translated protein: MNQQVKVHGSLFLVALIYGANYSIAKEVMPEYVQPYALILWRVSGAVLFFWAVSLVRTKEKIQGWADWRRIILCGFFGIALNQLTFFGGLNLTSPINASLIMTITPIVVLVMSAVLLREKVEAQRIGGILLACAGAFLLIYGKTDAKSQGNTLGDILILVNATSYGIYLVLVKPLMQRYKAITVVSRVFLIGFIGVLPFGLPQIMEPDYASFPMYVWAAIAFMIIGVTIMAYLLNAWALTYASPSLLGVYIYLQPVLAILIAVVLGKDVFTWQKAVFALMIFGGVYLVSRPRKPAALPV
- a CDS encoding NADH-quinone oxidoreductase subunit J, which translates into the protein MLSLPLVLFYVFASLAVGGGVWLLLSKNLLHMAFALLLTLLGLAAIYVLLYADFVAIAQIMVYVGGVLVLILFGLLLSSNATGNFVAQEPVNRSLGILLAMALLGGGIWALVQSFDAAFGHYPAVPTLAQQAAQGHYTSLHGLGKQLISTYVLPFEIASVLLLVALVGAAAITKQTSRK
- the nuoK gene encoding NADH-quinone oxidoreductase subunit NuoK produces the protein MMAIPLLHLLVLGTILFCLGLAIVLTKRHAIAILMGIELLFNAANLNLVAFAQHDPDRLQGQVYSLFVMLIAACETAVALAIVLQVFKYFKTAHLQDIDQLNG
- a CDS encoding NADH-quinone oxidoreductase subunit L, which translates into the protein MAELQTLLLVVPVLGQSLSLLERVTVAGLLLMPLLSFLSLFLFGRKLPRHGDWLAIGFMGLSLTGALFLFSQVWGQTPLHSEFTWFLLPQPTGEVVSMQAGVYLDNLTAVMLVLVTFISLLVMVFSVGYMKGDVLYARYYAYLSLFTACMLGLLLADNLLVLFICWELVGFLSYLLIGFWYQRQAAAKASTKAFLVNRIGDVGFLWALFAFFAVFKTFNINSAQALLSTLPLQTEQDVMLLLGFGLLAGAMGKSAQFPLQVWLPDAMQGPTPVSALIHAATMVAAGVYLLARCFPFFLPEVLLTMAIIGVFTAFIGALAASQQQDIKKVLAFSTISQLGYMVMGVGVGAPEASLLHLITHAFFKASLFLISGIVIHAIQHAWHHHSNKILFEAPIDVQDMRNMGGLRMMLPLTFVCYGISAGALVGLPFFSGFLSKEALLLASVQWAQAGATWQWLLPGFGFATVLLTAYYMARQLLLVFFGRPRLKLPLKSYKYSPRQEVSWIMLAPVMLLTVLSLWVFFSWSPLSSEQSWLVPQIASALAANSFFPANGHQAHISWILYLSLAMVVLGGALAFFTRQAVRAKQFTKPVMGWRYWLKNQFFLNEAYAFVVVRPTLALGRLTEKTDHILNYGLHAFSKGFVAISKLIAWGDRWVVDGAVQMVGWSSRQVGHMGRSLQNGNIQSYYLFSLLGLVVLLFWLFY
- a CDS encoding NuoM family protein; protein product: MAYLLSSLIFVPLVAALVLLVLPSKKTGLLKYVALGATLLELSLSLLLFFQVQNTTGGVVGQSFQFQEKYDWIALQLGSLGQLKIYYWLGVDGLNVALILLTGIIAVIGILSSWRIHQSLKGYLSLYLLLLGSVMGCFVAMDLFLFYLFFEFMLLPMYFLIGMWGGPRREYAAIKFFLYTLVGSVLILLAFIGLYASVMDPAATAVQQGLPAGAQGIQQVQTLLQNGQLTSAQVVHAFNIPDMLDARNFIPGSILHAASGISIFGLSARMVAFLALFLGFFIKLPGVPFHTWLPDAHVEAPTPISVILASILLKVGGYGLFRIAFPVFPAEAAEMSWLIGLLGVISILYGGACALAMSDLKKLIAYSSVSHMGFVLLGLAALTPEAWNGALFQLFSHGLISGMLFLIAGVIYDRMHNRDIHRFRGLAMVAPVFTTFVVIAFFASLGLPGFSGFIAELLVLLGAFGSKAGGGFLPRWMALAAAIGLVLSAAYYLWTLQRMFFGRFWLSPDLPKSFTDLTKREMLMLLPLALLILLFGLFPALLLDKSGATVAEYLKIFQPVAPTSLLLP